A portion of the Cryptomeria japonica chromosome 5, Sugi_1.0, whole genome shotgun sequence genome contains these proteins:
- the LOC131875814 gene encoding probable LRR receptor-like serine/threonine-protein kinase At3g47570: protein MAALLLLMLSIFLISALPHSLSSLSHRHQQQEELLLRFKAAVSKNGTSLTDWSPLYHFCNWPAITCDSSSHSVRVINLSYMSLDGTISPVLGNLSSLRSLDLSFNNLTGTIPPEFGQLPHLRYLDLSVSQLQGTIPSALAACRSLYLLVLSFNQLHGSIPPELSLLTSLKFLILASNSLTGTIPPSFKNMSALNELDLGINSLYGPIPLELDMLTHLRYINFRTNNLSDTIPNSLGNLSALIFLHLEYNHLHGPIPPELGMLSDIKELYLEINNLSGSIPSFLTNLSKLNALTLSGNQLNGHIPWELGTKLSNLVKLGLWGNQLSGNIPNSLGNCSSMELLILNDNQLGGNVPVELATAVAHWPFSLLSQIAPTCKNLM, encoded by the exons ATGGCTGCTCTTTTGCTGTTAATGCTTTCCATATTTTTAATCTCTGCTCTTCCTCATTCTCTCAGTAGTCTCTCTCACCGTCATCAACAACAAGAAGAATTGCTGTTGCGATTCAAAGCTGCCGTTTCAAAGAACGGCACTTCTCTGACTGACTGGAGTCCCCTTTACCACTTCTGCAACTGGCCTGCAATTACCTGTGATTCTTCTTCGCACTCTGTCCGTGTCATCAATTTATCCTATATGAGCTTAGATGGCACCATTTCTCCTGTGCTGGGGAATCTCTCCTCTCTTCGATCCCTAGATCTCTCCTTCAATAACCTCACTGGTACCATTCCACCTGAATTCGGCCAACTCCCACATCTTCGATACCTAGATCTCTCTGTCAGTCAATTACAAGGAACCATTCCGTCTGCTCTCGCTGCTTGCCGCAGTTTGTATCTTCTGGTACTCTCCTTTAACCAATTGCATGGTAGCATTCCGCCTGAGCTGAGTCTTCTCACAAGTTTGAAGTTCCTCATCTTGGCCTCAAACAGTCTTACAGGTACCATTCCTCCCTCTTTCAAAAATATGTCTGCCTTAAATGAATTGGATTTGGGCATTAACAGTCTCTACGGCCCCATTCCTCTTGAATTGGACATGCTCACTCACCTACGTTATATTAATTTTCGTACAAATAACTTATCAGACACCATTCCAAATTCTTTAGGAAATCTGTCTGCCCTGATTTTTCTCCATTTGGAATATAACCATCTCCACGGCCCCATTCCTCCCGAGTTGGGCATGCTCAGTGACATAAAGGAGCTTTACCTTGAGATAAATAACTTATCAGGCAGCATTCCCAGCTTTTTAACAAATCTTTCTAAATTGAATGCATTAACTTTATCTGGCAACCAGCTAAATGGGCATATTCCATGGGAACTTGGTACCAAGCTCTCTAATTTGGTAAAACTTGGTTTATGGGGAAATCAGCTTAGTGGAAACATACCGAACTCGCTTGGAAATTGTTCCAGTATGGAATTACTTATTTTAAATGATAACCAACTGGGTGGAAATGTTCCAGTGGAGCTGG CGACAGCAGTGGCACATTGGCCTTTCTCACTGCTCTCACAAATTGCTCCCACTTGCAAGAACTTGATGTGA